Proteins encoded in a region of the Rhodococcus sp. SBT000017 genome:
- a CDS encoding PadR family transcriptional regulator — protein MLELAILGLLLQSPMHGYELRKRLTGLLGAFRAFSYGSLYPALRRLQEDGLIAEDAGPELLVKRRAKRVYVLTPLGRERFAELVADTGPQNYTDDGFGVHLAFFSRTPAEARVRILEGRRRQVEERREGLRDAVAKANGTLDRYTRQLHQLGLESSEREVRWLNEVIAAEQAEPNPAPSHTAPNRTVKTEGEPDHG, from the coding sequence ATGCTCGAGCTCGCAATTCTCGGTTTGCTTCTCCAATCACCCATGCACGGCTACGAGCTCCGCAAGCGGCTGACCGGCCTGCTCGGAGCTTTTCGAGCGTTTTCGTACGGATCGCTGTACCCGGCACTCCGTCGACTTCAAGAAGACGGACTCATCGCCGAGGACGCCGGTCCCGAACTGCTCGTGAAAAGACGGGCAAAGCGGGTCTACGTGCTCACCCCGCTCGGCAGGGAACGATTTGCCGAACTGGTGGCCGACACCGGACCGCAGAACTACACCGACGACGGATTCGGCGTACATCTTGCCTTCTTCAGTCGGACCCCCGCGGAAGCTCGAGTCCGCATCCTCGAAGGCAGACGTCGCCAGGTCGAGGAGCGCCGAGAAGGCCTCCGCGACGCTGTGGCCAAGGCGAACGGGACGCTCGACCGCTACACCAGGCAGCTACACCAGCTCGGACTCGAATCGAGCGAACGCGAGGTGCGCTGGCTCAACGAAGTCATCGCAGCCGAGCAGGCCGAACCCAACCCAGCACCGTCCCACACAGCACCAAACAGGACAGTCAAGACAGAAGGAGAACCCGACCATGGGTGA
- a CDS encoding inositol-3-phosphate synthase has protein sequence MGENNNAIRVAIVGVGNCASSLVQGVEYYKDADENATVPGLMHVMFGKYHVRDVEFVAAFDVDAKKVGFDLSEAIFSSENNTIKIADVPPKDVHVLRGPTLDGLGKYYRETITEADGDAVDVAQALRDAKVDVLVSYLPVGSEEADKFYAQAAIDAGVAFVNALPVFIASDPVWAKKFEDAGVPIVGDDIKSQVGATITHRVMAKLFEDRGVQLDRTMQLNVGGNMDFLNMLERTRLESKKISKTQAVTSNLQKEFNAKDVHIGPSDHVGWLDDRKWAYVRLEGRAFGDVPLSLEYKLEVWDSPNSAGVIIDAVRAAKIAKDRGIGGPVIPASAYLMKSPPKQLADDVAREQLEAFIIDA, from the coding sequence ATGGGTGAGAACAACAACGCAATCCGCGTGGCCATTGTGGGTGTGGGCAACTGCGCCTCATCCCTGGTCCAGGGTGTCGAGTACTACAAGGACGCGGACGAGAACGCCACCGTCCCCGGCCTCATGCACGTCATGTTCGGCAAGTACCACGTCCGCGACGTCGAGTTCGTCGCCGCGTTCGACGTGGACGCCAAGAAGGTCGGCTTCGACCTCTCCGAGGCCATCTTCTCCAGCGAGAACAACACCATCAAGATCGCCGACGTACCCCCGAAGGACGTCCACGTCCTGCGCGGACCGACCCTCGACGGCCTCGGCAAGTACTACCGCGAGACCATCACCGAGGCCGACGGCGACGCCGTCGACGTGGCGCAGGCCCTGCGCGACGCCAAGGTGGACGTGCTCGTGTCCTACCTCCCCGTCGGATCCGAAGAAGCCGACAAGTTCTACGCACAGGCCGCCATCGACGCAGGCGTCGCCTTCGTCAACGCGCTGCCCGTCTTCATCGCGTCCGATCCCGTCTGGGCCAAGAAGTTCGAGGACGCAGGCGTCCCCATCGTCGGCGACGACATCAAGAGCCAGGTCGGTGCCACCATCACCCACCGCGTCATGGCCAAGCTCTTCGAGGACCGCGGCGTGCAGCTCGACCGCACCATGCAGCTCAACGTCGGCGGCAACATGGACTTCCTCAACATGCTCGAGCGCACCCGCCTCGAGTCCAAGAAGATCTCCAAGACCCAGGCCGTCACGTCGAACCTCCAGAAGGAGTTCAACGCCAAGGACGTCCACATCGGACCGTCCGACCACGTCGGCTGGCTCGACGACCGCAAGTGGGCCTACGTCCGCCTCGAAGGCCGCGCCTTCGGTGACGTTCCCCTGAGCCTCGAGTACAAGCTCGAAGTATGGGACTCGCCCAACTCCGCAGGCGTCATCATCGACGCAGTCCGCGCCGCGAAAATCGCCAAGGACCGCGGCATCGGTGGACCCGTCATCCCGGCTTCGGCCTACCTGATGAAGAGCCCGCCGAAGCAACTCGCCGACGACGTCGCTCGCGAACAACTCGAAGCGTTCATCATCGACGCATAG
- a CDS encoding nuclear transport factor 2 family protein: MTQTPKEVAATYFQAWKSKDFDTLASILHQDATFRGPLGTAANGAECVAGLKGMSEIVTDIDIAHVFVDGPNVLTWFDLHTSIASPASTANWQRIENGSIREIRVTFDPREITAAG; this comes from the coding sequence ATGACACAGACACCGAAAGAAGTTGCAGCGACCTACTTCCAGGCCTGGAAAAGCAAGGATTTCGACACCCTGGCGTCGATCCTGCACCAGGACGCGACGTTCCGCGGGCCACTGGGCACAGCGGCGAACGGCGCGGAATGTGTGGCCGGACTGAAGGGAATGTCGGAGATCGTCACCGACATCGACATCGCCCACGTCTTCGTGGACGGACCCAACGTACTGACGTGGTTCGATCTGCACACCTCCATCGCATCCCCGGCAAGCACCGCCAATTGGCAGCGAATCGAGAACGGATCGATCAGAGAAATACGGGTGACCTTCGATCCACGAGAAATCACCGCGGCCGGATAG
- a CDS encoding MmcQ/YjbR family DNA-binding protein: MAIDPTSKHPILERVRALAFAYPEVSEKISHGRPTFRTASVFVYFGGGVKGGDQHDHSILVKCESAEEQRACELEPRYFHPAYLGPAGWVGFDLSDADDDVWAEAAELIDCSYRLTAPKRNIARLDAGEGPDLGVQQWN, translated from the coding sequence GTGGCCATCGATCCCACTTCCAAGCATCCGATCCTCGAACGTGTCCGCGCGCTGGCGTTCGCCTATCCCGAGGTGTCCGAGAAGATCTCCCATGGCCGGCCCACCTTCCGCACGGCCTCGGTCTTCGTGTACTTCGGCGGTGGCGTCAAAGGCGGCGACCAGCACGACCACTCGATCCTGGTCAAATGCGAGAGCGCCGAGGAACAGCGTGCCTGCGAGCTCGAACCCCGGTACTTCCACCCCGCTTACCTCGGCCCGGCCGGCTGGGTGGGCTTCGACCTCTCCGACGCCGATGACGACGTTTGGGCCGAGGCCGCCGAATTGATCGACTGCAGCTACCGGTTGACTGCCCCGAAGCGCAATATCGCCAGGCTGGATGCCGGCGAGGGCCCGGATCTGGGAGTCCAGCAGTGGAATTGA
- a CDS encoding LysR family transcriptional regulator yields MELRQLEYFVAVAEEANFTRAAARVHISQSGVSAQIRALEGELGAELIDRSGGTATLTTAGQAALTQARATLAAADSVRQSVDDVAGLLRGSVRIGMVTACTVPQLFDALARFHSAHPGVELALQEGNSDRLVADVRAGELDIALVGVPARAPDGLESMVVIDERIVAAVPPQHPLAAQDEATLAQVCEHPIIALPPGTGIRAVLDRDCHGAGLAPQITLQASAPDAVADLAARGLGVAILSASMAQFYDDKLVAVELTDSTTAALLALVWTPKPNAASKRLVSMAQDTFGFTAI; encoded by the coding sequence GTGGAATTGAGACAGCTGGAGTACTTCGTCGCGGTGGCCGAAGAAGCGAACTTCACTCGCGCCGCAGCCCGAGTGCACATCAGCCAATCCGGCGTCAGCGCCCAGATCCGCGCGCTCGAAGGAGAACTCGGCGCCGAATTGATCGACAGGTCCGGCGGCACAGCAACATTGACCACCGCGGGTCAGGCCGCGCTGACGCAAGCCCGTGCGACACTGGCCGCCGCCGACTCGGTTCGGCAATCCGTCGACGACGTCGCCGGACTCCTACGCGGATCGGTACGGATCGGCATGGTGACCGCGTGCACCGTCCCACAACTGTTCGACGCGTTGGCCCGCTTTCATTCGGCGCACCCTGGCGTCGAACTTGCTCTGCAGGAGGGCAATTCGGATCGCTTGGTGGCCGATGTGCGTGCAGGAGAACTCGACATCGCACTCGTCGGTGTCCCAGCGCGGGCTCCGGACGGATTGGAATCGATGGTGGTGATCGACGAGCGCATCGTCGCGGCCGTTCCACCGCAGCATCCTCTGGCAGCACAGGACGAGGCGACGTTGGCGCAGGTGTGCGAACACCCGATCATCGCCCTTCCGCCCGGCACCGGGATACGTGCGGTGCTCGACCGGGACTGCCATGGCGCAGGCCTGGCACCGCAGATCACGTTGCAGGCCAGCGCCCCCGACGCCGTGGCCGATCTCGCTGCCCGCGGCCTGGGGGTGGCGATCCTCAGCGCATCGATGGCGCAGTTCTACGACGACAAGCTCGTCGCCGTGGAACTGACGGACTCGACCACGGCAGCGCTGTTGGCTCTCGTCTGGACGCCGAAGCCGAACGCCGCGTCGAAAAGATTGGTCTCGATGGCACAGGATACCTTCGGTTTCACCGCGATCTGA
- a CDS encoding DUF5313 family protein, with protein sequence MKTPTFGQRLRYDVGGVLPDDLQDWVLHDLTGRGSTPRYLARFLVPLAAVLLLFLLFPGPNWIAGLMMLLIFVPVVYFASALHLIYRAFRLGQHGIDAASIPRATPSAERDRETYEANYRHP encoded by the coding sequence ATGAAAACTCCCACCTTCGGTCAGCGTCTTCGCTACGACGTCGGCGGCGTCCTCCCGGACGACCTGCAGGACTGGGTTCTGCACGACCTGACCGGACGTGGATCGACACCGCGCTATCTTGCCCGATTCCTCGTACCACTCGCCGCCGTGCTCTTGCTGTTCCTCCTGTTTCCGGGGCCGAACTGGATTGCGGGTCTGATGATGCTGCTGATCTTCGTCCCGGTCGTCTACTTCGCCTCCGCACTGCATCTGATCTATCGCGCGTTCCGGCTCGGGCAACACGGGATCGACGCAGCCTCGATTCCACGCGCGACACCCAGCGCGGAGCGCGACCGCGAGACCTACGAGGCCAACTACAGGCACCCGTGA
- a CDS encoding peroxiredoxin, which produces MTSTQAEPTTDVGMPRIGDRAPSFTAVTTQGPIDFPADYRGKWVIFFSHPADFTPVCTSEFITFAAMSDELREYNTELVGLSIDGLYSHIAWLRTIKDKISFNGMSGVEVKFPLIEDISMDIARAYGMIMPGESSSKAVRAVFVVDPNSVVRAVIYYPLSTGRNFDEILRLIKALQTADAFDVATPADWRPGDPVIVPPAGSCGSAADRMDGTDSDVECQDWFFCTRPISAEDIEGAIRAR; this is translated from the coding sequence ATGACCAGCACCCAGGCAGAGCCCACGACCGACGTCGGAATGCCTCGAATCGGGGACCGCGCACCGTCCTTCACCGCAGTGACCACTCAGGGGCCGATCGACTTCCCCGCCGACTACCGCGGAAAGTGGGTCATATTCTTTTCGCACCCCGCAGATTTCACACCCGTCTGCACCAGTGAGTTCATCACATTCGCCGCCATGTCCGACGAATTACGTGAGTACAACACCGAATTGGTCGGTCTCTCGATCGACGGACTGTACAGCCATATCGCCTGGTTGCGCACGATCAAGGACAAGATCAGCTTCAACGGGATGTCCGGGGTCGAGGTCAAATTCCCTCTGATCGAGGATATCTCGATGGATATCGCCCGCGCGTACGGCATGATCATGCCCGGCGAAAGCTCGTCGAAGGCCGTGCGGGCAGTGTTCGTCGTGGACCCGAACAGTGTGGTGCGCGCAGTCATCTACTATCCGCTGAGCACCGGCCGGAACTTCGACGAAATCCTTCGCCTGATCAAAGCCCTGCAGACTGCAGATGCATTCGATGTTGCGACGCCGGCGGATTGGCGCCCGGGCGATCCGGTCATCGTGCCACCGGCGGGCTCTTGCGGCTCCGCTGCGGACCGAATGGACGGTACCGATTCCGACGTCGAATGCCAGGATTGGTTCTTCTGCACGCGTCCGATCAGTGCAGAAGACATCGAAGGTGCTATCCGCGCACGCTGA
- a CDS encoding carbohydrate ABC transporter permease, producing the protein MKQARIYLGVVIILVWGLAPFYWMVVTAFRDPRYTFDTTPWPTHVTWENFDNALSTANGNNFLRAVGNSLIVGGATTLIALTIGIFTAYALSRIDFRFKYVVTGIILGASMFPVVALVTPLFQFFTNIGWIGSYQAMIIPNISFVLPLTIYTLAAFFAELPWELEEAARIDGAGRFQAFRLVMLPLAAPALFTTAILAFIAAVNEYLLASQLSSDRTEPVTVAIARFTGNDPLVVPYAAIMAAGTIVAIPLVIMVLLFQRRIISGLTAGGVKS; encoded by the coding sequence ATGAAGCAGGCCCGCATCTATCTCGGCGTTGTCATCATTCTCGTCTGGGGTCTGGCACCGTTCTACTGGATGGTCGTCACCGCGTTCCGCGACCCGCGCTACACCTTCGACACGACGCCATGGCCGACGCATGTCACGTGGGAAAACTTCGACAATGCCCTGTCGACCGCGAACGGCAACAACTTTCTTCGGGCGGTGGGCAACAGCCTCATCGTCGGCGGAGCGACCACGCTGATCGCACTGACCATCGGCATCTTCACCGCATATGCACTCTCGCGCATCGACTTTCGCTTCAAGTACGTGGTGACGGGCATCATCCTGGGTGCCTCGATGTTCCCGGTCGTCGCGCTGGTCACCCCGCTGTTCCAGTTCTTCACCAACATCGGGTGGATCGGCAGCTATCAGGCCATGATCATCCCGAACATCTCGTTCGTGCTGCCGTTGACGATCTACACCTTGGCAGCGTTCTTCGCCGAATTGCCCTGGGAACTCGAAGAAGCCGCGCGGATCGACGGAGCCGGCCGGTTCCAGGCCTTCCGGCTGGTGATGTTGCCACTCGCCGCACCTGCCCTGTTCACCACCGCAATACTCGCGTTCATCGCTGCGGTGAACGAGTACTTGTTGGCGAGCCAACTCTCGAGTGACAGGACCGAGCCGGTGACCGTGGCCATCGCGCGGTTCACCGGGAACGATCCGTTGGTGGTGCCGTATGCCGCAATCATGGCAGCGGGCACCATCGTTGCGATTCCACTGGTGATCATGGTGCTGCTGTTCCAGCGCCGCATCATCTCCGGCCTCACTGCAGGTGGCGTCAAATCGTGA
- a CDS encoding carbohydrate ABC transporter permease: MRSKNKRFGLTQGRAWLLIAPTMVILAIVIVYPVIRALVMSFSKDPGLDPATGMFVSGGSAGFDNYTHWILQQCTSASGTLVPCPPGTLGSQFWGAVGNTAFFTVVTVSIEVVIGFAMAVIMGKTFAGRALLRAAILIPWAIPTAVTAKLWYFIFAYDGIANRILGTNILWTGDAWPARFAVIIADVWKTTPFMALLILAGLQMIPADVYEAARVDGASAWQRFTKITLPLVKPALMVAILFRTMDALRMYDLPAILTEGNPATRTISILVVEQIRQGFNSAASLSTISFVMIFVVAFILVKFLGANAVATQDTQRKGAGR; encoded by the coding sequence GTGCGGTCCAAGAACAAGCGCTTCGGCCTGACGCAGGGTCGGGCCTGGCTGTTGATCGCACCGACGATGGTGATCCTCGCGATCGTCATCGTCTACCCGGTGATCCGAGCTCTGGTGATGTCCTTCTCCAAGGATCCCGGTCTCGATCCCGCTACCGGCATGTTCGTCTCCGGCGGTTCTGCCGGCTTCGACAACTACACGCATTGGATTCTGCAGCAGTGCACCTCGGCGTCGGGCACGTTGGTGCCCTGCCCGCCGGGGACCCTCGGTTCGCAGTTCTGGGGCGCGGTCGGAAACACCGCGTTCTTCACGGTCGTGACCGTGTCCATCGAGGTCGTCATCGGCTTCGCCATGGCAGTGATCATGGGCAAGACCTTCGCCGGACGAGCTCTGCTGCGCGCCGCGATCCTGATCCCCTGGGCTATCCCGACGGCGGTCACGGCCAAGCTCTGGTACTTCATCTTCGCGTACGACGGTATCGCCAATCGCATTCTGGGAACGAACATCCTGTGGACCGGGGACGCGTGGCCCGCGCGTTTCGCGGTGATCATCGCCGACGTGTGGAAGACGACGCCGTTCATGGCGCTGCTGATTCTGGCCGGGCTGCAGATGATTCCGGCGGACGTCTACGAGGCAGCTCGCGTCGACGGTGCGTCGGCATGGCAGCGGTTCACCAAGATCACGCTGCCACTGGTCAAGCCCGCGTTGATGGTTGCGATTCTGTTCCGCACCATGGACGCGCTGCGCATGTACGACCTCCCAGCCATCCTCACCGAAGGCAATCCCGCCACGCGAACCATCTCGATTCTGGTGGTGGAGCAGATCCGGCAGGGATTCAACAGCGCTGCGTCACTGTCGACCATCTCGTTCGTCATGATCTTCGTGGTGGCGTTCATCCTGGTCAAGTTCCTCGGTGCCAATGCCGTTGCCACGCAGGACACTCAGCGTAAGGGGGCCGGCCGATGA
- a CDS encoding ABC transporter substrate-binding protein: MASLITKVAVVATAATLLTLTACSSDSGSSGDSGAASENADGRGPITYVEGQDTTETGVVQQIISEWNASNPDEQVTFKEQSADADQAHDDFVQQLQAQQSDYDVMALDVVWTAEFAAKGWLVPLEGEFALDNAGVLPATVASATYNGTQYAAPKNTNGGLLYYRSDLLPEPPTTWAELTEDCQVARDNNIDCYAGQFAPYEGLTANASEIINAHGGSIVAEDGKTPTVDSPEAKAGLQTLVTAFETGVIPAQDTTFKESESQQAFQDGQTLFLRNWPYVYGTAAEEGSAVAGKYAVAPLPGVTGVGTSTLGGYNAAISAYSENKATAADFLRFLQGEQAQRIIAEGALPPVLSSLYDDPALIAAMPYLPALKASIENAVPRPVTPFYPAVSKAVQDNVSAAIKGEKSVDQAITDMQAGIETAGAN; encoded by the coding sequence ATGGCGTCTTTGATCACGAAGGTGGCGGTGGTTGCAACGGCAGCCACGCTGCTGACGCTCACCGCATGTTCGAGCGACAGCGGTTCGAGCGGCGATTCGGGTGCTGCATCCGAAAATGCCGACGGCCGTGGACCTATCACCTATGTAGAGGGCCAGGACACCACCGAGACCGGTGTCGTCCAGCAGATCATCTCTGAGTGGAACGCCTCCAACCCCGACGAGCAGGTCACCTTCAAGGAGCAGTCCGCCGACGCCGATCAGGCCCACGACGACTTCGTTCAGCAGCTGCAGGCTCAGCAGAGCGACTACGACGTGATGGCGCTCGATGTCGTCTGGACCGCCGAGTTCGCGGCCAAGGGCTGGCTCGTGCCGCTCGAGGGCGAATTCGCACTCGACAACGCAGGCGTTCTGCCCGCGACCGTTGCGAGTGCGACCTACAACGGCACGCAGTACGCCGCACCGAAGAACACCAACGGCGGACTGCTCTACTACCGCAGTGATCTGCTCCCCGAACCGCCCACCACCTGGGCCGAGCTCACCGAGGACTGCCAGGTCGCCCGCGACAACAACATCGACTGCTACGCAGGGCAATTCGCCCCCTACGAAGGTCTGACGGCCAACGCGTCGGAGATCATCAACGCGCACGGCGGATCCATCGTCGCCGAGGACGGCAAGACCCCCACCGTCGACAGCCCGGAGGCCAAGGCCGGACTGCAGACCCTCGTCACCGCGTTCGAGACCGGCGTCATCCCGGCCCAGGACACCACGTTCAAGGAGTCCGAGAGCCAGCAGGCCTTCCAGGACGGACAGACCTTGTTCCTGCGCAACTGGCCGTACGTCTACGGCACCGCAGCGGAGGAAGGTTCGGCTGTGGCCGGCAAGTATGCGGTCGCACCGCTTCCCGGAGTCACCGGAGTCGGCACCTCGACGCTCGGTGGATACAACGCCGCGATCAGTGCGTACTCCGAGAACAAGGCCACCGCTGCCGACTTCCTGCGGTTCCTGCAGGGCGAGCAGGCCCAGCGCATCATCGCCGAGGGCGCTTTGCCGCCCGTGCTCTCGTCGCTGTACGACGATCCCGCACTGATCGCCGCGATGCCGTACCTTCCCGCATTGAAGGCATCCATCGAGAATGCCGTCCCGCGTCCCGTCACCCCGTTCTACCCGGCCGTCTCGAAGGCTGTGCAGGACAACGTGTCTGCCGCCATCAAGGGTGAGAAGAGCGTGGACCAGGCGATCACGGACATGCAGGCCGGTATCGAAACCGCCGGCGCCAACTGA
- a CDS encoding DUF2786 domain-containing protein codes for MSSDKMLTRIGGLLRQAESTDNPHEAEAFMDAAQRLATSASVDLAVARSHSASRERQATPSQKVIPIGEPGKRGLKTYVHLFVAIAHANDVQCDVSRSSTQVFAYGFDSDIETTEALYSSLLIQMVRASDAYIKSGAYRSETAIRNVTEIKNRRRYTRREEVPVAAVTARLNFQTAFASRIGQRLSEVKKDTEAKAIEQEQQGAGTALVLRNKEIELRDYYRQTSTARGHWRGQSANAGYSEGARKAGDRAGRNAKIGGHAEIDSASRQLGR; via the coding sequence ATGAGTTCGGACAAGATGCTGACGCGGATCGGCGGGCTGCTGCGCCAGGCCGAGTCCACCGACAACCCACACGAGGCCGAGGCCTTCATGGACGCGGCTCAGCGTCTGGCGACGTCGGCGTCGGTCGATCTGGCGGTGGCTCGTTCGCACAGTGCGTCCAGGGAGCGGCAGGCGACGCCGAGCCAGAAGGTCATCCCCATCGGAGAGCCGGGCAAGCGCGGACTCAAGACCTACGTGCATCTGTTCGTGGCCATCGCGCACGCCAACGACGTCCAGTGCGATGTGTCCCGATCGTCGACGCAGGTGTTCGCCTACGGTTTCGACTCCGACATCGAGACCACCGAGGCCCTGTACTCCTCCCTGCTGATTCAGATGGTGCGAGCGTCGGACGCCTATATCAAGTCCGGTGCCTACAGGTCCGAGACGGCGATCCGTAACGTCACCGAGATCAAGAACCGCCGGCGCTACACCCGACGCGAGGAAGTGCCGGTCGCCGCCGTGACGGCCCGGTTGAACTTCCAGACTGCATTCGCGTCGCGCATCGGTCAACGGCTGAGCGAAGTGAAGAAGGACACCGAGGCCAAGGCCATCGAACAGGAACAACAGGGCGCTGGGACAGCACTGGTGTTGCGCAACAAAGAGATCGAGCTCCGCGACTACTACCGGCAGACCTCGACAGCGCGCGGACACTGGCGAGGCCAAAGCGCGAACGCCGGCTACTCCGAGGGCGCACGAAAGGCCGGGGATCGAGCGGGGCGGAACGCGAAGATCGGCGGTCATGCCGAAATCGACTCAGCAAGCAGGCAGCTGGGACGCTGA
- a CDS encoding MerR family transcriptional regulator, with protein sequence MNGLLTIGEFSRITHLSVKTLRRYHESGLLEPATVDDYSGYRYYATDQVATAQIISRFRSMQMPEREVRAIVHTPDPDARARLISEHLTRLERQLDDTRSAVTALRRLLDPVPPTIDVRRVLTEQCSVAAISEMVDASEVLGWFSTAMAEIDAAVSETTGQPGGLYDNELFTEGRGIMTVYAPTATAPSTNRIRPMTLQPTELAMTVHRGPHDDIDVTYGALGVYVETNGLAIAGPVREVYAVGPRDTEDSSLWRTDIGWPVFVASPRTQ encoded by the coding sequence ATGAACGGATTGCTGACCATCGGCGAGTTCTCGCGGATCACGCACCTGTCGGTCAAGACGCTGCGGCGATATCACGAGTCGGGGTTGCTCGAACCCGCGACAGTCGACGACTACTCCGGCTATCGGTACTACGCCACGGATCAGGTCGCCACTGCGCAGATCATCAGTCGGTTCCGCAGTATGCAGATGCCGGAGCGCGAGGTGCGGGCGATCGTGCACACGCCGGACCCCGACGCCCGAGCCCGGTTGATCTCCGAACACCTCACTCGGCTCGAGCGGCAGTTGGACGACACGCGATCAGCAGTGACGGCACTACGCCGGCTGTTGGATCCGGTTCCGCCCACTATCGATGTTCGACGCGTACTCACCGAACAGTGTTCGGTAGCAGCAATTTCCGAGATGGTCGACGCGTCCGAGGTGCTCGGCTGGTTTAGCACGGCGATGGCCGAGATCGATGCAGCAGTTTCCGAAACCACCGGGCAACCGGGCGGTCTCTACGACAACGAGTTGTTCACCGAGGGCCGCGGTATCATGACTGTGTACGCGCCCACCGCAACTGCGCCGTCCACCAACAGGATTCGGCCGATGACGTTGCAACCCACCGAACTCGCAATGACGGTCCATCGCGGGCCGCACGACGATATCGACGTCACCTACGGCGCACTCGGGGTATATGTCGAGACCAATGGCCTGGCCATCGCGGGACCGGTTCGTGAGGTCTACGCCGTCGGTCCGCGTGATACCGAGGATTCGTCCCTGTGGCGCACGGACATCGGGTGGCCGGTGTTCGTTGCTTCGCCGCGAACGCAGTAG
- a CDS encoding MFS transporter produces MVLGIRTFSQQGLFFVGGTLADRWGIKPVVLFGCVLRVLGFVGLAFADSLAAVLIATVMVGFAAALFSPAVESAVAIEAGKSERDGGATRVETFALLSVCSQIGSFTGPLVGSVLLLVDFRIACLVAAAIFVLVIAAHIRWLPRERGEHRDDPWLSGWTDVVRNRTFVLFAVAMSAQLVAYNQLYLLLPLEVERAWGSQTVLGWFFAISAVLVVSTQLPITRRVAGISPRVTLPVGFAVMAASFVLVAVFSPLELEGLLGLIPAALFVLLLALGQMIAMPQARDLVPRMAAERRLGSYYGFMASLGGIGVLIGSIALGVVIDASPDTGWGAAIPWLVAALFPIASVIGLRVVLARLD; encoded by the coding sequence GTGGTCCTCGGAATCAGAACCTTCTCGCAGCAGGGACTGTTCTTCGTCGGTGGCACCCTCGCCGATCGGTGGGGCATCAAGCCGGTCGTTCTCTTCGGCTGTGTGTTGCGCGTGTTGGGATTCGTGGGTCTGGCCTTCGCCGATTCGCTTGCGGCCGTGCTGATTGCCACGGTAATGGTCGGTTTTGCAGCCGCATTGTTCTCTCCTGCAGTCGAATCAGCAGTTGCGATCGAGGCGGGCAAGAGTGAGCGCGACGGTGGTGCGACGCGGGTGGAGACGTTCGCGTTGCTCTCGGTGTGCAGTCAGATCGGCTCGTTCACCGGCCCGCTCGTCGGATCGGTGTTGCTGCTCGTCGACTTCCGCATCGCCTGTCTCGTGGCGGCCGCCATATTCGTTCTGGTCATCGCCGCTCACATCAGGTGGTTGCCGCGCGAACGCGGTGAGCATCGCGACGACCCATGGCTCTCGGGCTGGACCGACGTGGTGCGCAACCGGACCTTCGTGCTGTTCGCGGTGGCGATGAGCGCACAGTTGGTGGCCTACAACCAGCTGTATCTGCTACTGCCGCTCGAGGTCGAACGCGCGTGGGGCTCACAGACGGTGCTGGGCTGGTTCTTCGCGATCTCGGCGGTACTCGTGGTATCGACGCAACTGCCGATCACTCGACGCGTCGCGGGGATATCGCCTCGTGTCACGCTGCCCGTCGGGTTCGCCGTCATGGCAGCATCTTTCGTCTTGGTCGCGGTATTCAGTCCCTTGGAGTTGGAAGGTCTGCTCGGGCTGATCCCGGCTGCGCTCTTCGTGCTGCTACTCGCCCTGGGGCAGATGATCGCCATGCCCCAGGCTCGGGATCTGGTGCCGCGCATGGCCGCCGAACGCCGACTCGGTTCGTACTACGGCTTCATGGCCTCGCTCGGGGGCATCGGAGTGCTCATCGGATCAATTGCACTCGGTGTGGTGATCGACGCCTCCCCCGACACCGGCTGGGGCGCAGCGATCCCGTGGCTGGTCGCGGCTCTGTTCCCCATCGCCAGTGTCATCGGACTGCGCGTGGTGCTAGCGCGCCTCGACTGA